Sequence from the Pseudomonas frederiksbergensis genome:
CCTGTCGAAGGTCGCGGCGGTAGCGAATATCGACGAGGACGAGCTGTTCCAGCTCAACCCGGCATTCAAGCAACGCACCACCATCGACGGCCCGCAACACTTGCTGGTCCCGACGTCCAAGGCTCAATTGCTGACCGCTAGCCTCTCGACCATGCGCCCGGAAGAACTGATCAGCCCCCGCTCGCTCAAGCCGGTCTTCGAAACCGCCGACGACAGCGAAGTGGAAGGGGCCAGGCGCACCTACCGTGTCAAGCGCGGCGACAACCTGGCCCGGATAGCCAAGGCCAACAATGTCCAGACCAAGGACCTGCAACGCTGGAACAAACTCAGCGGCAACAAGCTCAAGGTTGGTCAGACCCTGGTGATGCAGGACGCCAAGGCCAGCAAGGCGAGCGGCAAGCGAATCAACACCGTCGTGGCCGCAAAGGGCAAGGAGCAAAAGAAGCAGACCCAATACAAGGTCAAGCAGGGCGACTCGCTATACGTCGTCGCCAAGCGCTTCAATGTCGAAATGCAACACCTCAAGCGCTGGAATCCGCGCATGGGCAAGGCGCTCAAGCCTGGGCAGATGCTGACGGTCTATTCCCCACATTGACACTGGGGTTCCTGTAGCTAGGGGCTTGTTGTGGCGAGGGGATTTATCCCCGCTGGGGCGCGAAGCGGCCCTAAAACCTGACAACTCGGTGTATCAGATAGATCCAGGGGGGCTGCTTCGCAGCCCAGCGGGGATAAATCCCCTCGCCACAACAGCCTACTACCCAGTAGGTATCACTGCCTACACAAGCTCCCGACTTTTTCCCGTCGATACAAGCTGTTACTGTACAGGCCATAAAAGCCCAAGCCGCCTGGATCGGATCCCAGACTTGATACGTCCCCTCCTCCTGCTCCTGATCAGCCTGGCATCGAGCCCTGCCGCCTACGCCACCATCAGCGAAAGCCATGGCTATGCCCAGTTCGGCACGCTCAAGTACCCGGCCCGATTCACCCACTTCGACTGGGTCAACCCGCAAGCGCCCAAGGGCGGTACCTTGCGGGTCATGGCATTCGGCACGTTCGACACACTGAACCCCTACACCTTCAAGGGCAGCAGCCCGGTTTCCACGGCGAATTTCCTGCAATACGGCATCAATGAGCTGAACGAGCCGCTGATGGTCGGCACGGGCCAATACGCGCCGTCCGGTGATGAGCCCACCTCAAGCTACGGCCTGATCGCCCAGTCGGTTGAGTACAGCGAGGACCGCAGCTGGGTGGTGTTCAACCTGCGGCCCGAAGCGCGCTTCCATGATGGCGTGCCGATCACGGCCTATGACGTCGCGTTCTCCTACCGGACGTTGCTCAAGGATGGCCACCCACAATATCGGACCAACCTGCAGGAAGTGCTGCGGGTCGACGTTCTCAATCCGTTGAAGATCCGTTTCGTGTTCAAGCGCTCGGGCAACCCCCTGCTGATCCTGCGCCTGGGCGAACTGCCGGTGTTGCCGCAGCATTACTGGAAAGACCGCGATTTCAAGGCCACCACCTTCGAACCGCCACTGGGCAGCGGCCCCTACCGCATCACCAAAGTGCAGCCAGGCCGCCAATTGGTGTTCGAGCGAGTCAAGGACTACTGGGGCAAGGACCTGCCAGTCAATCGCGGCAAGTACAACGTCGATCGAATGAACGTGGAGTTCTACCGCGACAGCGACGTCGCCTTCGAAGCCTTCAAGGCCGGCGAGTTCGATATCTACATCGAGCATCAGGCCAAGAACTGGGCCAACGGCTACAACTTCCCGGCGGTTAACCGGGGCGATGTGATCAAGGCGCAGATTCCCCATCGGATTCCGACCCAAACCCAGGGCCTGTTCATGAATACCCGGCGCGCCACGTTCGCCGAGATCAAGGTCCGTGAAGCCCTGGGGTTGATGTTCGATTTCCAGTGGACCAACCGCACACTGTTCAGCGGTGCCTACAAACGAACCCTCAGCTATTACCCCAACAGCGAATTCTCTGCCACTGGCCTGCCTGTCGGCCACGAATGGCTGCTGCTCAAACCTTATCGCGAGCAACTGCCGCCCCGATTGCTGACCGAGCCCTTCAGCCTGCCCGAAACCGACGGTCGCGGCATCCCACGGGAAACCCTGCGCAGAGCCTTGGGCCTGCTGAAGGAAGCCGGCTGGACGCTCCACGGCCAGCACCTGCTGAACGCCGATAGCCAACCGTTGCGCTTCGAGATCCTGCTGGTGAACCCGAACCTGGAGCGCATCCTGCAGCCCTACGTCGAGAACCTCGCCAGCATCGGCGTCCAGGCCCGCCTGCGCACGGTGGACCGCGCCCAGTACAAACAGCGCCTGGACCAGTTCGACTTCGACATGATCCTGCTGACCCTGGGCCAGACGCTCAGCCCAGGTCTTGAGCAGTGGCAGTATTTCCACTCCAGCCAGGTCGGGATCAAGGGCAGCAAGAACTATGCGGGGATCGCCAACCCGGTTGTCGACCATCTGCTGGAAAAACTGCTCGCCGCCCAGACCCGCGATGAGCAGGTCGCCGCTGGCAAAGCCCTGGACCGTGTGTTGCTATGGCAGCACTACTGCATTCCCAACTGGTATATCAATTATCATCGCCTGGCGTACCGCAACCGGTTCGCCTTTGTCACTACGCCGCCCTATACCCTGGGCTTGAGCGCCTGGTGGCTGAAATCTTCGGAGAAAGATCAATGAAGCCTATACGCGCCCTGCTCCTGCAGGCCGGCAGCCTGTTGTTCGCCGGGCTGGCCTGCGCCGCGCCGCAGCATGCCGTGACCCTGTACAACGAGCCGCCGAAATACCCGGCCGATTTCAAGCATTTCGATTATGTGAACCCCGATGCCCCCAAGGGAGGGGTTTTTCGCCAGGGCGGGTTTGGCGGCTTCGACAGTCTCAACCCGTTCATCAGCAAAGGCGTACCGGCCGACGACATCGGCCTGATCTATGACACGCTGGCCAAGCAAGGCCTGGACGAACCCTTCACCGAGTATGGCCTGGTCGCGGAAAAAATCGAGAAAGCCCCGGACAACGGCTGGGTGCGTTTCTATCTGCGCCCCGAAGCCCGCTTCAACGATGGCCACCCGGTCCGCGCCGAGGACGTGGTGTTCAGCTTCCAGACGTTGACCAAGGACGGCGCCCCGATGTTTCGCGGCTATTACAACGACGTCGCCGAAGTCATCGCCGAAGAACCGCTCAAGGTCCTGTTCAAGTTCAAGCACACCAACAATCGCGAGCTGCCATTGATCCTCGGACAATTGCCCGTCCTGCCCAAGCACTGGTGGGCCAGCCGGGACTTCAGCAAGGGCAACCTTGAAATCCCCTTGGGCAGTGGCCCGTACAGGGTCGCCGAAGTGAAGGCCGGTCGCTCGATCCGCTACGAGCGGGTGAAGGATTATTGGGGCAAGGATCTGCCGGTCAATCGCGGCTTCTACAATTTCGATGTGCTGGTCACCGACTACTACCGCGACAACACCGTGGCCGTCGAGGCGTTGAAAGCCGGACAGTTCGATTACTGGCTCGAAATGACTGCGAAAAACTGGGCCAACGCCTACAACGTCCCCGCCGTGACCGAAGGCCGGCTGATCAAGGAACAGATCCCCAACGGCAATCCCACCGGCATGCAAGGCTTTATCTACAACCTGCGCCGGCCGATCTTCCAGGATATGCGGGTGCGCAAGGCCTTGAGCCTGCTGTTCGATTTCGAATGGACCAACAAGCAACTCTTCAACGGGGCCTACGCCCGTACCCGCAGCTACTTCGAGAATTCGGAGATGGCCGCCACTGGCCTGCCTGGCGAAGATGAACTGGAGATTCTCGCCCCCCTGCGCGGCAAGATCCCCGAGCAGGTCTTCACCGAAGCCTTCCAGGCTCCGATGTGCGACGGCAGCGGGATGATCCGCGACCAACAGCGCAAGGCCTATCAACTGCTGCAAGAAGCCGGCTGGCGCATCGTCGACGACAGGATGGTCGATGCCCAGGGCAAACCGGTAGTGCTCGAATTCCTGCTGGCCCAAACCGACTTCGAGCGGGTCCTGCTGCCGTTCAAGCGCAACCTGAGTGACCTGGGCATCGAACTGGTGATCCGCCGCGTCGATGTATCCCAATACATCAACCGCGTGCGTTCCCGGGACTTCGACCTGGTAGTGGGCAGCTTCCCGCAATCCAGTTCGCCGGGTAACGAGCAGAGAGAGTTCTGGATGTCCGCCGCGGCCGACAAGCCTGGCAGCCGCAACACCATGGGCCTGAAAGACCCAGCCGTCGACCAGTTGGTAGAACAGTTGATCAACGCCGATTCGCGCAAGAGCCTGGTGGCACACGCCCGGGCGCTCGACCGAGTGTTGCAGTGGGGCTACTACGTGATTCCCAACTGGCACATCAAGACCTGGCGCGTCGCCTATTGGAACCACATCGGCCATCCGAAAGTCACGCCAACCTACGACATCGGCACCACCACCTGGTGGGTCAAGCCGGAGATCAAGCCAGCCGATGAAGTAGAGAAGCAGGTCATCGAGCAGCATATCGCCGCCCCTGCGAGCGTGGAGTAACCCGATGCTGGCCTACATTTTTCGGCGGTTGCTGCTGATCATCCCGACCCTGTTCGGCATCTTGCTGATCAACTTCGTCATCATCCAGGCCGCGCCCGGCGGGCCGGTAGAGCAGATGATCGCCAAGCTCGAAGGCTTCGAAGGCGCTACCAGCCGCATTGCCGGCGGTGGTGCCGAAGTGTCGGTGGCCGGTTCCTCCTACCGCGGTGCCCAGGGCCTGGACCCGGCGCTGGTCAAGGAAATCGAACGCATGTACGGCTTCGACAAGTCGGCGCCCGAACGCCTGTGGATCATGATCAAGAATTATGCGCGCCTGGACTTCGGCGACAGCTTTTTCCGTGACGCCAAGGTCATCGACCTGATCAAGGAAAAGATGCCGGTGTCCATTTCGTTGGGGCTGTGGAGCACCCTCATCATGTACCTGGTCTCGATCCCCCTGGGGATCGCCAAGGCCACGCGGCATGGCAGCCATTTCGATGTCTGGACCAGCTCGGCCATCATCGTCGGCTACGCGATCCCATCATTCCTGTTCGCCATCCTGCTGATCGTGGTGTTTGCAGGCGGCAGCTATTTCGATTGGTTTCCACTGCGGGGGCTGACGTCCAACAATTTCGACGAGCTGACCCTGGGGGGCAAGATACTCGATTACTTCTGGCACCTGGCCTTGCCGGTGACCGCCCTGGTGATCGGCAACTTCGCCACCATGACCCTGCTGACCAAGAACAGTTTCCTCGACGAAATCAACAAGCAATACGTGGTCACCGCCAAGGCCAAGGGCCTGACCCGCCATCGAGTGCTCTACGGCCATGTCTTCCGCAACGCCATGCTGCTGGTGATCGCCGGTTTCCCGTCTGCCTTCATCGGGATCTTCTTCACCGGCTCGCTGCTGGTGGAAGTGATCTTTTCCCTCGACGGGCTGGGACTGATGAGTTTCGAAGCGGCCATCAACCGCGACTACCCCGTGGTATTTGGCACGCTGTTCATCTTCACCCTGCTGGGATTGGTGGTAAAACTGATCGGCGACCTGACCTACACCTTCGTCGATCCGCGCATCGATTTCGAAAGCCGGGAGCATTGAGATGAACCTGTCCCCTCTCAATCGCCGTCGTTTCGAACTGTTCAAGGCCAACAAGCGTGGCTGGTGGTCGCTGTGGCTGTTCCTGGTGCTGTTCGTGCTGAGCCTGGGCGCCGAGCTGATTGCCAACGATAAGCCGCTTGTCGTGCATTACGACGACGGTTGGTACTTCCCGGCCCTCAAGCGCTACCCGGAAACCACCTTCGGCGGCGAGTTCCCGCTGGAGGCCAACTACAAGAGCCCGTACATCCGCGAGTTGCTGGCGGCCAAGGACGCCTGGGTGTTGTGGGCGCCTATTCCGTTCAGCTACCAGAGCATCAACTACGACTTGAAAGTCCCGGCCCCGGCACCGCCCTCCTCGGTGAACTGGCTCGGCACCGACGATCAGGGCCGCGATGTGCTGGCCCGGGTCATCTACGGCTTTCGCATCTCGGTGCTGTTCGCGCTGACGTTGACGATACTCAGCTCGATCATCGGCGTGATCGCCGGTGCCCTGCAGGGCTTCTATGGCGGCTGGGTGGATCTCGCCGGCCAGCGCTTCCTGGAGATCTGGTCCGGGTTGCCGGTGCTGTACCTGCTGATCATCCTCGCCAGTTTCGTCCAGCCGAACTTCTGGTGGCTGCTGGGCATCATGCTGTTGTTTTCCTGGATGAGCCTGGTGGACGTCGTGCGTGCCGAGTTCCTGCGCGGGCGCAACCTGGAATACGTGCGCGCCGCACGGGCGCTGGGCATGCAGGACGGCGCAATCATGTTCCGCCACATCCTGCCCAATGCCATGGTCTCGACCATGACGTTCATGCCGTTCATCCTCACGGGCGCCATCGGCACCCTCACCGCCCTGGATTTCCTCGGCTTCGGCCTGCCGGCGGGCGCGCCGTCCCTGGGCGAATTGGTGGCCCAGGGCAAATCCAACCTCCAGGCGCCCTGGCTGGGCATCAGCGCTTTCGCGGTGCTGGCAATCATGCTGAGCCTGCTGGTGTTCATCGGCGAGTCCGCTCGCGATGCCTTCGATCCGAGGAAGTGATATGAACCAGGACAACCTGATCGAAGTACGCGACCTGGCGGTGGAGTTCATTGTCGGCGAACGCCGCCAGCGGGTGGTCGAGGGCGTCAGTTTCGACATCAAGCGCGGCGAAACCTTGGCCCTGGTGGGCGAAAGCGGCTCGGGCAAATCAGTCACCGCCCACTCGATCCTGCGCCTGCTGCCCTACCCGCTGGCCCACCACCCCACAGGGACCATCCAGTATTCCGGCCAGAATCTGCTGGAGTTGAAGGAAAAAACCATCCGCCACATCCGCGGCAACCGGATCGCGATGATCTTCCAGGAACCGATGACGTCCCTGAACCCGCTGCACTCCATTGAAAAGCAGATCAATGAAGTGCTCGGCATCCACAAGGGCCTGAGCGGGAAAGTCGCCACCCGCCGTTCCCTCGAACTGTTGGAGCTGGTCGGCATCCCCGAACCGCACAAGCGCCTCAAGGCCTTGCCCCATGAGTTGTCCGGCGGCCAGCGCCAGCGGGTCATGATCGCCATGGCCCTGGCCAACGAGCCGGAACTGTTGATCGCCGACGAACCGACGACCGCGCTGGATGTCACCGTGCAGCTGAAAATCCTCGATCTGCTCAAGGATTTGCAGGCGCGCCTGGGCATGTCGCTGCTCCTGATCAGCCATGATTTGAACCTGGTGCGAAGAATTGCGCATCGCGTATGTGTCATGCAGCGCGGTTGCATCGTCGAACAGGCATCGTGCGCAGAGTTGTTCCGCGCACCGCAACATCCGTACACTCGGGAATTGCTGGCCGCCGAGCCCAGCGGCAACCCGGCCAACAACGTCGTCGGTCCGCCATTGCTGGAGGTCGAGGACTTGAAAGTCTGGTTTCCGATCAAGAAAGGCCTGTTCAAGCGCACGGTGGATTACATCAAGGCCGTGGACGGGATCCGCTTCAGCCTGCCCCAGGGCCAGACCCTGGGCATCGTTGGCGAGAGCGGTTCCGGCAAGTCGACATTGGGGCTGGCGATCTTGCGGTTGATCGGCAGCCAAGGCGGGATCCGCTTCGAAGGCAACGCCCTGGACAGCCTGACGCAGCAGCAAGTCAGGCCGCTGCGCCGGGAGATGCAAGTGGTGTTTCAGGACCCGTTCGGCAGCCTGAGCCCGCGGATGTGTGTCAGCCAGATCGTCGGCGAAGGGTTGCGGATCCACAAGATCGGCACCCCGGCCGAACAGGAACAAGCGATAATCGCGGCATTGAAGGAGGTAGGCCTGGACCCGGAGACCCGGAACCGCTACCCCCATGAATTTTCCGGAGGGCAACGGCAACGTATCGCCATTGCCCGGGCCCTGGTGCTCAAGCCGGCGTTGATTCTGCTGGATGAACCGACGTCGGCCCTGGACCGTACCGTGCAACGCCAAGTGGTGGAGCTGTTGCGGTCGCTGCAAACCAAGTACAACCTGACGTACCTGTTTATCAGCCATGACCTGGCTGTCGTCAAAGCGCTGAGCCACCAACTGATGGTGGTCAAGCATGGCCAAGTGGTCGAACAAGGTGATGCCCGCAGCATATTCGCCGCGCCGCAACACCCCTATACACAGCAGTTGCTGGAGGCCGCCTTCCTGGCCCCAACAACTGCCGAATAACCTGAAAGAGGAGCAACACATGGGTTTTCTCGCCGGTAAGCGCGTACTGATCGTCGGTGTCGCCAGCAAGCTGTCCATCGCATCCGGCATCGCTGCCGCCATGCATCGCGAGGGCGCTGAGCTTGCGTTCACTTATCAGAACGACAAACTCAAGGGTCGTGTCGAAGAGTTCGCGCAAGGCTGGGGTTCGAGCCCTGAGCTGTGCTTCCCATGCGACGTGGCCAGCGACGAAGAAATCGCCAAGGTCTTCGAAGAATTGAGCAAGAAGTGGGACGGCCTGGACTGCATCGTGCACTCCGTGGGCTTCGCCCCGGGCGACCAGCTGGACGGCGACTTCACCGAAGCCACCACCCGCGAAGGCTTCCGCATCGCCCACGACATCAGCGCCTACAGCTTCGTGGCCCTTGCCAAGGCCGGTCGCGAAATGATGAAAGGCCGCAACGGCAGCCTGCTGACCCTGTCTTACCTGGGCGCCGAGCGCACCATGCCTAACTACAACGTCATGGGCATGGCCAAGGCTTCCCTGGAAGCTGGCGTTCGCTACCTGGCCGGCTCCCTGGGCCCGGATGGCACCCGCGTGAACTGCGTATCGGCCGGCCCGATCCGCACCCTCGCCGCCTCCGGCATCAAGAACTTCCGCAAGATGCTGGCCGCCAACGAAGCGCAAACCCCGCTGCGTCGCAACGTCACCATCGAAGAAGTCGGCAATGCCGGCGCCTTCCTGTGCTCGGACCTGGCGTCGGGCATCAGCGGTGAAATCATGTACGTGGACGGCGGCTTCAACACCACCGCCATGGGCAACATCGAAGAGTAAATCTTCACGCTGCACCCAACGCCGCTTGGCCTGCAAAGGCCAAGCGGTTTTTTTATGCCTGCACCAGCTGCCCAACCGACAGATCCTGAAAACACGCCTCAAGAAACTCGACGCACACCCGCAGCTTCGCCGACTGACTGAGCCGCGTCGGATAGACCGCCCAGACATTGGCACTCTGCGAATAAGCCGGCAGGACCTGAACCAGCCGCCCCTGCTCCAACAGCGGCCCGGCGTCCCACATCGAGCGCAACAGGATCCCGCCGCCACTCAACGCCCACTCCAGGACAATCTCACCACTGTTGGAGGACAACGGGCCGCCGACGCGCACCGTCTCCGGCTGCCCATCCTTGCTCAAGGTCCAGATACCGAAGGCGTTATCGCGCTCCTTGAGCACCAGGCAATCATGATCCTTGAGGTCATCCAGCGAATGCGGCGTGCCCCGTCGTCGCAAATATTCAGGGGATGCGCAGAGCACTCGCCGGTTGCTCACCAGCTTGCGCCCCAGATGCTGGCCCGGCAGGTCATCACCTACGCGGATCTCCAGGTCGAACCCTTCGCCGACGATATCGACAACACGGTCAAACACGTCCAGGCGGATGTCGAGCCCTGGATACGTCTGGGACAGTTTGCCGATGGCCGGCGCGACATGATTGCGGCCAAACCCGAAGCTGCTGCAGATGTGCAATGAGCCGGTGGGCTGATGCCGAGCCCGAGCGATTTCGCCGACAAATTCATCGAAATCACCCAACAATTTTTCCGCCCAGACCCGCACGCGCTCGCCATCGTCGGTCAAGGCGATGCGTCGGGTCGTGCGGTGCAGCAGCCGGGTCGACAGCGTCGACTCCAATACCGAAATACGCTTGCTGATATAAGCCGGCGAGTAACCCAACGCCTCGGCGGCACTGGCAAAGCCGTTTTTCCGGACAACGGCCAGAAACACCTTGAGGTCTTCCGGCAACGGTAATTGATCACGACTTGTGTTCATCGACGCTACCACAGCCCTATTCTTCGCAATTTCGCGAAGAATAGCACTGAAGTAGCCCGGCTCAATTGCCGTATTTGCCGAGCAATTTGAGCGTCACGCCGTTGGTCCAGCCGAAGCCGTCCTGCAATTCATATTCGCCGCCTCCTCCGCCGCTGCCTTGTCCGGACACGTCGTATTTCTCCACCAGCTTGTCTTCCTTGCTATAGAGGTCCTGGACCTGTTGCAGGAAACGGCTGCCAATCTCCCGGGCCAGGCCAGTTTGCCCGTAGCGCTCCAAGCCTTCGACTGCGACCCACTGCAACGGCGCCCAGCCATTGGGCTCGTCCCATTGCTGGCCGTTATTCACCTGGGTGGTGGCGATGCCGCCGGGACGCAACAAGCCTTGGCGCACCGCGTCGGCGGTACGATCGGCACGCTCGCTGGAAGCCAGGCCTGTATAAAGCGGGAACAGCGTCGCGGCAGTGAGCGCCGGGCGCTGGCGGTCCTGCTGCCAATCGTAGTCCACGTAGTAGCCGCCATCGGCATTCCACAGATGCGTCTCGATGGCTCGCTGGCGTTGCTCGGCGCGTTGCCCATAGGCCTGGGTGCACGGCGTGTTCCGTACCGTTTCACAAGCCTTGGCGATGGTGCGCTCCAGGTGATACATCAGGCTGTTCAAGTCCACCGGCGCGATGGAGGTGGTGCGGATGGTCGCCAGGGTCTTGTGATCCCCCAACCAACGGGAGCTGAAATCCCAGCCGCTTTCGGCACCTGCGCGCAAGTCGCGCCAGACGTCTTCCTTGGGTCTGTCGGCTGCCTGTTCAGCCGTCTTGACGTCCTGCAACCACGACTCCTGGCGAGGCGTGGGGCTGGCATCCCAATAGCGGTTGAGCACGCTGCCGTCGGCAAGCTTGACGACATGGCGCCCGGCCTCACCCGGCTTTAGCGTTTGCGCACCTTCCATCCAGTAGGCGTATTCCTTTTGCAATTGCCCAAGGTAGCGTCCGTAAGCCTGCTCACCCTCGATGTGCGCCTGGAGCTCGACCATGTAGGCGAAGAAAGGCGGCTGCGACCGACTCAAGTA
This genomic interval carries:
- a CDS encoding extracellular solute-binding protein, whose product is MRPLLLLLISLASSPAAYATISESHGYAQFGTLKYPARFTHFDWVNPQAPKGGTLRVMAFGTFDTLNPYTFKGSSPVSTANFLQYGINELNEPLMVGTGQYAPSGDEPTSSYGLIAQSVEYSEDRSWVVFNLRPEARFHDGVPITAYDVAFSYRTLLKDGHPQYRTNLQEVLRVDVLNPLKIRFVFKRSGNPLLILRLGELPVLPQHYWKDRDFKATTFEPPLGSGPYRITKVQPGRQLVFERVKDYWGKDLPVNRGKYNVDRMNVEFYRDSDVAFEAFKAGEFDIYIEHQAKNWANGYNFPAVNRGDVIKAQIPHRIPTQTQGLFMNTRRATFAEIKVREALGLMFDFQWTNRTLFSGAYKRTLSYYPNSEFSATGLPVGHEWLLLKPYREQLPPRLLTEPFSLPETDGRGIPRETLRRALGLLKEAGWTLHGQHLLNADSQPLRFEILLVNPNLERILQPYVENLASIGVQARLRTVDRAQYKQRLDQFDFDMILLTLGQTLSPGLEQWQYFHSSQVGIKGSKNYAGIANPVVDHLLEKLLAAQTRDEQVAAGKALDRVLLWQHYCIPNWYINYHRLAYRNRFAFVTTPPYTLGLSAWWLKSSEKDQ
- a CDS encoding extracellular solute-binding protein, with amino-acid sequence MKPIRALLLQAGSLLFAGLACAAPQHAVTLYNEPPKYPADFKHFDYVNPDAPKGGVFRQGGFGGFDSLNPFISKGVPADDIGLIYDTLAKQGLDEPFTEYGLVAEKIEKAPDNGWVRFYLRPEARFNDGHPVRAEDVVFSFQTLTKDGAPMFRGYYNDVAEVIAEEPLKVLFKFKHTNNRELPLILGQLPVLPKHWWASRDFSKGNLEIPLGSGPYRVAEVKAGRSIRYERVKDYWGKDLPVNRGFYNFDVLVTDYYRDNTVAVEALKAGQFDYWLEMTAKNWANAYNVPAVTEGRLIKEQIPNGNPTGMQGFIYNLRRPIFQDMRVRKALSLLFDFEWTNKQLFNGAYARTRSYFENSEMAATGLPGEDELEILAPLRGKIPEQVFTEAFQAPMCDGSGMIRDQQRKAYQLLQEAGWRIVDDRMVDAQGKPVVLEFLLAQTDFERVLLPFKRNLSDLGIELVIRRVDVSQYINRVRSRDFDLVVGSFPQSSSPGNEQREFWMSAAADKPGSRNTMGLKDPAVDQLVEQLINADSRKSLVAHARALDRVLQWGYYVIPNWHIKTWRVAYWNHIGHPKVTPTYDIGTTTWWVKPEIKPADEVEKQVIEQHIAAPASVE
- a CDS encoding microcin C ABC transporter permease YejB — encoded protein: MLAYIFRRLLLIIPTLFGILLINFVIIQAAPGGPVEQMIAKLEGFEGATSRIAGGGAEVSVAGSSYRGAQGLDPALVKEIERMYGFDKSAPERLWIMIKNYARLDFGDSFFRDAKVIDLIKEKMPVSISLGLWSTLIMYLVSIPLGIAKATRHGSHFDVWTSSAIIVGYAIPSFLFAILLIVVFAGGSYFDWFPLRGLTSNNFDELTLGGKILDYFWHLALPVTALVIGNFATMTLLTKNSFLDEINKQYVVTAKAKGLTRHRVLYGHVFRNAMLLVIAGFPSAFIGIFFTGSLLVEVIFSLDGLGLMSFEAAINRDYPVVFGTLFIFTLLGLVVKLIGDLTYTFVDPRIDFESREH
- a CDS encoding ABC transporter permease, with protein sequence MNLSPLNRRRFELFKANKRGWWSLWLFLVLFVLSLGAELIANDKPLVVHYDDGWYFPALKRYPETTFGGEFPLEANYKSPYIRELLAAKDAWVLWAPIPFSYQSINYDLKVPAPAPPSSVNWLGTDDQGRDVLARVIYGFRISVLFALTLTILSSIIGVIAGALQGFYGGWVDLAGQRFLEIWSGLPVLYLLIILASFVQPNFWWLLGIMLLFSWMSLVDVVRAEFLRGRNLEYVRAARALGMQDGAIMFRHILPNAMVSTMTFMPFILTGAIGTLTALDFLGFGLPAGAPSLGELVAQGKSNLQAPWLGISAFAVLAIMLSLLVFIGESARDAFDPRK
- a CDS encoding ABC transporter ATP-binding protein, encoding MNQDNLIEVRDLAVEFIVGERRQRVVEGVSFDIKRGETLALVGESGSGKSVTAHSILRLLPYPLAHHPTGTIQYSGQNLLELKEKTIRHIRGNRIAMIFQEPMTSLNPLHSIEKQINEVLGIHKGLSGKVATRRSLELLELVGIPEPHKRLKALPHELSGGQRQRVMIAMALANEPELLIADEPTTALDVTVQLKILDLLKDLQARLGMSLLLISHDLNLVRRIAHRVCVMQRGCIVEQASCAELFRAPQHPYTRELLAAEPSGNPANNVVGPPLLEVEDLKVWFPIKKGLFKRTVDYIKAVDGIRFSLPQGQTLGIVGESGSGKSTLGLAILRLIGSQGGIRFEGNALDSLTQQQVRPLRREMQVVFQDPFGSLSPRMCVSQIVGEGLRIHKIGTPAEQEQAIIAALKEVGLDPETRNRYPHEFSGGQRQRIAIARALVLKPALILLDEPTSALDRTVQRQVVELLRSLQTKYNLTYLFISHDLAVVKALSHQLMVVKHGQVVEQGDARSIFAAPQHPYTQQLLEAAFLAPTTAE
- the fabI gene encoding enoyl-ACP reductase FabI, whose amino-acid sequence is MGFLAGKRVLIVGVASKLSIASGIAAAMHREGAELAFTYQNDKLKGRVEEFAQGWGSSPELCFPCDVASDEEIAKVFEELSKKWDGLDCIVHSVGFAPGDQLDGDFTEATTREGFRIAHDISAYSFVALAKAGREMMKGRNGSLLTLSYLGAERTMPNYNVMGMAKASLEAGVRYLAGSLGPDGTRVNCVSAGPIRTLAASGIKNFRKMLAANEAQTPLRRNVTIEEVGNAGAFLCSDLASGISGEIMYVDGGFNTTAMGNIEE
- a CDS encoding LysR substrate-binding domain-containing protein gives rise to the protein MNTSRDQLPLPEDLKVFLAVVRKNGFASAAEALGYSPAYISKRISVLESTLSTRLLHRTTRRIALTDDGERVRVWAEKLLGDFDEFVGEIARARHQPTGSLHICSSFGFGRNHVAPAIGKLSQTYPGLDIRLDVFDRVVDIVGEGFDLEIRVGDDLPGQHLGRKLVSNRRVLCASPEYLRRRGTPHSLDDLKDHDCLVLKERDNAFGIWTLSKDGQPETVRVGGPLSSNSGEIVLEWALSGGGILLRSMWDAGPLLEQGRLVQVLPAYSQSANVWAVYPTRLSQSAKLRVCVEFLEACFQDLSVGQLVQA
- the treA gene encoding alpha,alpha-trehalase TreA, giving the protein MRSVYLASLSLTALLCAACSSQPSATWSYEDAQSRTPLPPDQAYPELFEAVQGKQLFTDQKHFVDALPKRDPAQIRADYLARRDSSDFDLGAFVKDNFIESGQAESPTPKPGAPIKEHIDNLWPVLSRTYTQVPPYSSLLPLPQPYVVPGGRFREMYYWDSYFTMLGLEQSGDRAQVRQMTDNFAYMIDTYGHIPNGNRTYYLSRSQPPFFAYMVELQAHIEGEQAYGRYLGQLQKEYAYWMEGAQTLKPGEAGRHVVKLADGSVLNRYWDASPTPRQESWLQDVKTAEQAADRPKEDVWRDLRAGAESGWDFSSRWLGDHKTLATIRTTSIAPVDLNSLMYHLERTIAKACETVRNTPCTQAYGQRAEQRQRAIETHLWNADGGYYVDYDWQQDRQRPALTAATLFPLYTGLASSERADRTADAVRQGLLRPGGIATTQVNNGQQWDEPNGWAPLQWVAVEGLERYGQTGLAREIGSRFLQQVQDLYSKEDKLVEKYDVSGQGSGGGGGEYELQDGFGWTNGVTLKLLGKYGN